From Pigmentibacter ruber, a single genomic window includes:
- a CDS encoding substrate-binding periplasmic protein — protein MLKIKILILLLFTLITEQTFAAFYTLDYPPFSCTHEQATKGISIHFVRELLKITDIKEEILIGNWAEGLEKAKKNEIDGIFPAIKTKEREEFLIFPAETLFTENIVAIGKNSSELNTIDDISKLTGKKICTGKGFSLGNKIDNLIKQKKIIKEEEKDVRNCLTSVLNNKVDYFLADKLIAEFALIHFNDKDKTLAISEKILDSTPNYLAFTKKSKYLKKIPEIELAIKKLKQENFIKQLMTQEFNDCF, from the coding sequence ATGTTAAAAATCAAAATTCTTATCTTATTGTTATTCACTTTAATAACGGAACAAACTTTTGCTGCTTTTTATACTCTGGATTATCCTCCGTTTAGTTGTACTCATGAACAAGCAACAAAAGGAATTTCAATTCACTTTGTGCGTGAATTACTAAAAATTACAGATATTAAAGAAGAAATTTTAATTGGCAATTGGGCCGAAGGTTTAGAAAAAGCAAAAAAAAATGAAATAGATGGAATATTTCCTGCGATTAAAACAAAAGAAAGAGAAGAATTTCTTATTTTTCCTGCTGAAACTCTTTTTACTGAAAACATTGTTGCTATTGGAAAAAATTCTTCTGAGTTAAATACAATTGATGATATTTCTAAACTGACTGGGAAAAAAATTTGCACAGGTAAAGGCTTTAGTCTTGGTAATAAAATTGATAACTTGATTAAGCAAAAGAAAATCATAAAAGAAGAAGAAAAAGATGTTAGAAATTGTTTAACATCTGTCCTGAATAATAAAGTTGATTATTTTCTTGCTGATAAATTAATTGCAGAATTTGCATTAATTCACTTTAATGATAAAGATAAAACTTTAGCAATATCTGAAAAAATTTTAGATTCCACTCCAAATTACCTTGCTTTTACAAAAAAAAGTAAATATTTAAAAAAAATTCCTGAAATTGAATTAGCTATAAAAAAGCTTAAACAGGAAAATTTTATCAAACAACTAATGACTCAAGAATTTAATGATTGTTTTTAA
- a CDS encoding methyl-accepting chemotaxis protein, producing MADVSEAKYLELQNVIQAFHKAQAIIEFSMEGIILTANNNFLHVVNYNLDEVVGKHHRIFCETNYANSIEYRLFWEKLGRGEFDSGEFRRFGKNAKEVWLQASYNPILDSNGKPQKIVKIASDITIQKMKNTYFESQINAIEKTQAVIEFTLDGIIINANENFLQLTEYSLSEIKGKHHRMFCDPSYTNSNEYRIFWEKLANGESDAGEYKRFGKNGKLVYLSASYNPIFDTSGKPLKVIKYATDVSKQKLKDQELNALSKAQAVINFNLDGTVIEANELFLSLMGYRLDEIKGKHHSIFCDPIYTNKPEYREFWQKLNNGQFSAGQFQRFAKGSREVWIQASYNPVFDLTGKVYKVVKYATDISKEKFEWLELVRTLEETAIQLGSASEELATTASELTANSNETSKQSVSASAASEEVAKGVNSVATNTEEMAASIKEISKSTSAGSEKTRQSLKLSQETNSIVSQLGNESKEIGTVLKTISSIAQQTNLLALNATIEAARAGDSGRGFAVVASEVKELAKQTAKATEDISFKIGTIQQSTAKAVSAIGEISKAIEEINTISVTIATAVEEQAATTTEVSRIVLESSKAVDGISTSIKKVSISASQSSTSALQLQDAAKSLNHLAIKLRDLVLKLKVN from the coding sequence TTGGCGGATGTTTCAGAAGCTAAATATTTGGAATTACAAAATGTTATTCAAGCATTTCATAAAGCACAAGCTATTATAGAGTTTAGCATGGAAGGAATAATTTTAACCGCTAATAATAATTTCCTGCATGTAGTAAATTATAATTTAGATGAAGTTGTTGGCAAACATCACAGAATTTTTTGTGAAACAAATTATGCAAATAGTATTGAATATAGACTATTTTGGGAAAAATTAGGTAGAGGTGAATTTGATTCCGGTGAGTTCCGCCGTTTTGGTAAAAATGCAAAAGAAGTATGGTTACAAGCTTCTTATAATCCAATTCTGGATTCAAATGGCAAACCTCAAAAAATAGTAAAAATAGCTTCTGATATAACAATCCAAAAAATGAAAAATACTTATTTTGAAAGTCAAATAAATGCAATTGAAAAAACACAAGCTGTTATTGAATTTACATTAGATGGTATTATCATAAATGCAAATGAAAATTTCTTACAGTTAACTGAATATTCTTTAAGTGAAATTAAAGGAAAACATCACAGAATGTTTTGCGATCCTAGCTATACAAACTCAAATGAATATAGAATTTTTTGGGAAAAATTAGCAAATGGGGAATCTGATGCTGGTGAATATAAGCGTTTTGGAAAAAATGGGAAGCTAGTTTATCTCTCAGCTTCATACAACCCCATTTTTGATACAAGCGGAAAACCATTAAAAGTTATTAAGTACGCTACAGACGTAAGTAAACAAAAACTAAAAGATCAAGAACTAAATGCTCTCTCAAAAGCACAAGCAGTAATAAATTTTAATTTAGATGGCACAGTTATTGAAGCAAATGAACTCTTCCTTTCCCTTATGGGATATAGATTAGATGAAATAAAAGGAAAACATCACTCTATATTTTGTGACCCAATTTATACAAATAAACCAGAATATCGAGAATTTTGGCAAAAATTAAATAACGGGCAATTTTCAGCAGGTCAATTTCAACGTTTTGCGAAAGGCTCAAGGGAAGTTTGGATTCAAGCTTCTTATAATCCAGTTTTTGATTTAACAGGGAAAGTATACAAAGTAGTTAAATATGCAACTGATATAAGTAAAGAAAAATTTGAATGGCTAGAACTTGTAAGGACACTTGAAGAAACAGCTATTCAATTAGGTTCAGCTTCTGAAGAATTAGCAACAACAGCTTCAGAACTTACAGCCAATTCAAATGAGACATCAAAACAATCAGTCAGCGCTTCAGCAGCCTCAGAGGAAGTAGCTAAAGGAGTAAATTCAGTTGCAACAAACACTGAAGAAATGGCTGCATCTATTAAAGAAATTTCAAAAAGTACATCCGCCGGATCAGAAAAAACACGCCAAAGTTTAAAACTATCTCAAGAAACAAATTCAATAGTCAGCCAACTTGGAAATGAAAGTAAAGAAATTGGTACAGTTCTCAAAACAATTAGTTCTATTGCGCAACAAACAAATTTATTAGCATTAAACGCTACAATTGAAGCGGCAAGAGCAGGGGATTCTGGTAGAGGTTTTGCAGTCGTAGCAAGTGAAGTCAAAGAACTTGCGAAACAAACAGCAAAAGCTACTGAAGATATCTCTTTTAAAATTGGTACAATACAGCAGAGCACAGCGAAGGCGGTTTCTGCAATTGGAGAAATTTCTAAAGCAATTGAGGAAATAAATACAATTTCAGTCACAATCGCTACAGCAGTAGAAGAGCAAGCAGCAACTACAACTGAAGTTTCACGCATTGTATTAGAATCTAGTAAAGCAGTAGATGGAATCTCAACTTCTATTAAGAAAGTTTCAATTTCGGCATCTCAATCTTCTACCAGTGCACTCCAGTTACAAGATGCTGCAAAAAGTTTAAATCATTTAGCAATTAAACTCCGAGATTTAGTCTTAAAATTAAAAGTAAACTAA
- a CDS encoding response regulator gives MAHKILIVDDAKTIRQQVNFTLTKGGFEVIEAEDGVDGIAKLKNNKDIKAIISDINMPNMGGLEMVAQINTSSDLPHPPILMLTTEGAAEMIAEAKKAGASGWITKPFKPEVLIEAVKKLVGA, from the coding sequence ATGGCTCACAAAATTTTAATTGTTGATGATGCTAAAACAATTCGCCAACAAGTGAATTTTACCTTAACAAAAGGGGGCTTTGAAGTCATTGAAGCAGAAGATGGGGTAGATGGAATAGCAAAATTGAAAAATAATAAGGATATAAAAGCAATAATCAGCGATATCAACATGCCAAATATGGGTGGGCTTGAAATGGTCGCACAAATCAATACAAGTAGCGACCTACCGCATCCACCAATATTAATGCTAACCACTGAAGGTGCAGCCGAAATGATTGCTGAAGCTAAAAAAGCAGGTGCTAGTGGTTGGATCACAAAACCTTTTAAGCCGGAAGTCCTAATAGAAGCTGTAAAAAAACTGGTTGGTGCATAA
- a CDS encoding methyl-accepting chemotaxis protein yields MEELKGNQSTNIPGLNLTTLTGLNLDEYKGMADNSPINIMFCDLNFTITYINQTSKETLQKIEKFLPIRVNAIVGSSIDIFHKVPAHQRRILANDKNLPHRAIITVGPEKLDLLVSAIYDTNQKYIGVMVTWDIVTQKLLIEGNLARINSMMENIPINVMFSDMDFKITYANSTSLKTLEKLEKYLPIRLNEFVGSSIDIFHKNPAHQRRLLANDKNLPHRAIISVGPEKLSLLASAVYDSDKKYIGIMVTWEIITDRVTLTENIGEASRQLAAASEELNATSKQMSTNAEKTTSVANSTAASSEEVSQGVRSVATNTEEMSAAIKEIARNAAEASASSSLALKQAQNTNSIIVKLGESSKEIGNVIKVISSIAQQTNLLALNATIEAARAGDAGRGFAVVANEVKELAKQTAKATEDITNKITGIQSDSKSSIDAVTLISQSIEKLNSIATAIAASVEEQAATTNEVARIVQQSAEGVANITQNVKVVSEAAVQTSNGSSQVLISARSLSELASKLDILVKNIKV; encoded by the coding sequence ATGGAAGAGCTAAAGGGCAATCAAAGTACAAATATTCCAGGTTTAAATTTAACAACTTTAACAGGTTTAAACTTAGATGAATACAAAGGAATGGCCGATAACTCTCCAATTAATATTATGTTTTGCGATTTGAATTTTACAATTACATATATCAATCAAACAAGTAAAGAAACTCTGCAAAAAATTGAAAAATTTCTGCCTATCAGAGTAAATGCAATTGTTGGCTCAAGTATTGATATTTTCCATAAGGTACCAGCACATCAAAGAAGAATTTTAGCAAATGATAAAAACCTTCCACATCGAGCAATTATAACTGTTGGTCCAGAAAAGTTAGATCTTTTAGTCTCTGCAATTTATGATACAAATCAAAAATATATAGGGGTAATGGTAACATGGGATATTGTAACCCAGAAATTACTTATTGAAGGCAACTTAGCAAGAATTAATTCTATGATGGAAAATATTCCTATTAATGTTATGTTTTCTGATATGGATTTTAAAATTACTTACGCAAACAGCACTAGCTTAAAAACATTAGAAAAATTGGAAAAGTACTTGCCCATTAGACTGAATGAATTTGTGGGTTCAAGTATTGATATTTTTCATAAAAATCCTGCACATCAAAGAAGATTGCTGGCAAATGATAAAAATCTTCCTCATAGAGCAATAATTTCCGTTGGACCTGAAAAATTAAGCTTGTTAGCTTCTGCTGTATATGATTCTGATAAAAAATATATTGGCATTATGGTTACTTGGGAAATTATTACAGACAGAGTTACATTAACTGAAAATATTGGAGAGGCTTCCCGCCAACTAGCTGCAGCCTCAGAAGAATTAAATGCAACTTCTAAGCAAATGAGCACAAATGCAGAAAAAACCACGTCAGTTGCAAACTCAACGGCTGCTTCGTCAGAGGAGGTATCCCAAGGTGTGCGTTCAGTTGCAACAAATACAGAGGAAATGAGTGCGGCAATTAAAGAAATAGCTCGCAATGCTGCTGAAGCTTCTGCAAGTAGTTCTCTTGCACTTAAACAAGCACAAAATACAAATTCAATTATTGTAAAGTTAGGTGAGAGTAGCAAAGAAATTGGTAACGTCATTAAAGTAATTAGTTCTATAGCACAACAAACAAACTTATTGGCTTTAAACGCAACAATTGAAGCAGCAAGAGCTGGGGACGCGGGAAGAGGCTTTGCAGTGGTTGCAAATGAAGTGAAAGAATTAGCAAAACAAACTGCTAAAGCAACAGAAGACATTACTAATAAAATTACAGGAATTCAAAGCGATTCTAAAAGCTCTATCGATGCAGTTACTTTAATTAGCCAATCAATTGAAAAATTAAATAGTATTGCAACTGCAATTGCAGCTTCGGTAGAGGAGCAAGCTGCTACAACAAATGAAGTAGCAAGAATTGTACAACAATCAGCTGAGGGAGTGGCAAATATTACTCAAAATGTAAAAGTAGTTTCGGAGGCTGCAGTGCAAACTTCAAATGGATCTTCGCAAGTTTTAATTTCTGCAAGATCTTTGAGTGAATTAGCAAGTAAATTAGATATATTAGTGAAAAATATTAAAGTTTAA
- a CDS encoding substrate-binding periplasmic protein: MKNIFFICFIVFITPAFCQEKITIKFAINEDSIPLSYSINKKPKGILVDIINEFSKLNKEKYKIFLEPFPWPRVIYMVKKGEFDAFISLKSKERDEYVDYSSYLVLKENLYFYYSKENKKLTNLNTYNSINDFKNFLFLDYFGDSLNKYHSEENGFKNEFSTNKKYILFKLNKNRGDLFLSTKRSPQFLIKKYKLKNIVWKKVDFIKGDFNYYLCLRKNIANKKSILTDFDNFIKAPETIQKINKITERYIKNIDE, encoded by the coding sequence ATGAAAAATATTTTTTTTATTTGCTTTATTGTTTTTATTACACCTGCTTTTTGTCAAGAAAAAATTACTATTAAATTTGCCATAAATGAAGACTCAATTCCATTATCATATTCAATTAATAAAAAACCAAAAGGAATTTTAGTAGATATTATAAATGAATTTTCCAAATTAAATAAAGAAAAATATAAAATATTTTTAGAACCATTTCCATGGCCTAGAGTTATTTATATGGTAAAAAAAGGTGAATTCGATGCTTTTATTAGTTTAAAAAGCAAAGAAAGAGATGAATATGTGGATTATAGTTCATATCTGGTATTAAAAGAAAATCTTTATTTTTACTACTCAAAAGAAAATAAAAAATTGACTAATTTAAATACATATAATTCAATAAATGACTTTAAAAATTTCCTTTTTCTAGATTATTTTGGTGATAGTCTTAATAAATATCATTCTGAAGAAAATGGTTTTAAAAATGAATTTTCAACCAATAAAAAGTATATTTTATTCAAATTAAATAAAAATAGAGGAGATCTATTTTTATCTACAAAAAGATCTCCTCAATTCTTAATAAAAAAATATAAACTAAAAAATATAGTTTGGAAAAAAGTTGATTTTATAAAGGGTGATTTCAACTATTATCTATGTCTAAGAAAAAATATAGCAAATAAAAAATCTATTTTAACTGATTTCGATAATTTTATTAAAGCCCCAGAAACAATCCAAAAAATTAATAAAATTACCGAAAGATATATTAAAAATATAGATGAATAA